DNA from Strigops habroptila isolate Jane chromosome 2, bStrHab1.2.pri, whole genome shotgun sequence:
AAATGTGTCGCATACTAATAATTCAATGGCAaaggtgattttattttctctctctcaacaGTCAACTGGACAGTTTactaatgcaaaagaaagagttaaaggAATCAGTGATAAGAAGGAAAGCCTGGTGGAAAAGACAAGTAAAAACCTGTTAAAATTCAGCCTTGATTAATCCATAATTTTTTGGGTAATGTTTTCTGACCATAAGTACCCATGGTATATGACTtgaaatgtcacttttttcaagctttttttttaacctgacCAACACTGCAGAATGCTTGCCTGCTATTGTTgcctggaaaaggaaagttaGAGTTTGTGAATAGGATGTGGATGTAGAAGAAGAGTTTAATttgcaaagaataaaatatcaaCTCACAAAAGCCAATAAATCCAGATTGTTTTGTCTTTACATAGATTATTAATCAGTTAGTGATGCAATAACAGTAATGACTCATTGCATGGGAAGAGTAGTACAAATTATCTAGGACATGGGAGAATAAAGATACAGCATGAAGGTGGAActacagaatatatttttcttcaaattgtCTGCTATCcagtaatgttttaaaatgcagtagcACCTTCCTGCAAGCATGGAGTCAGCCGCATGCCTTCATGTAGGTCATACATTTTCAATATTCATAATTTGATATCTAAGTGTCGACcataaataaagaaacaaacactaaTGTTAACCCTGGTCATGTCCGATTGCTAAAGGTGGatcaaaattaataataatcaGTATGTGAAATGAGTTTGCAGCCAGTATGTTAAAAAGCTGTACaaacagcagagatttttttgaaTGAGGGGTTGTATCCAGCAGGCCAAATCAGTGAAACAATGTGCAGAGGAGCTAGAGAAGTCAGGAGGGAACCAATTGcaaaactgactttttaaatctattttcttctgcttgtctTTGATGACCCATGTTTGGCATTTCCCTTGCATTAGTGATTATAAGTTTGGATGGTAAAAttaacagggttttttttttttttgacactcTGTTTAGCAGCTAGTGATACCATCAGTTAGTGTCTGAAAGATGCAGAAACACAGGCTCCATTCTTCATCTCTGAACAGTGTATGATGACCCCGTAATATCCCAGAGACTCCAAAGGTTAAAATTTAGTTTTTAGCATTTAGGCATAGTGAGTGGTTTACTTCAGATACAGTCTAGGCATAAAGGTTTGGGATATCTGACTGTACTACATATAGGCTGATATTCAGTATTCATAATATATTCATTACTATGTGTATATCTATATCATGAACCTCAGCCAACACGTGTTCATCTTGCTTGCAAAGCAGCCAACAGACCAGGGGTGGTTAGAGAATGGTTTACTATAACAACTGAACTTCACcaagcagctttgctgagatGTTGCCTGGGATGGAAAGGGCcagtttttcccttcctctccgGAGGTGATGGAACTCACCAACGAGAAAACGAACACTGTATACATGATGTAACCCAAATCTGATATAACTTTATCTGATCTTTAAGAATAATTGATTCTGTAAACAAAATATCGAAATATGgatattttctgtgttctgtttaaaaatacatattaaagaTAGGAAGCTGAGGGTGTTAAATCTACCTCCTCTTTCAAACAATATGAATAAATTTAAGCAACTTCAATGATTTGATTAATGGCCAATGTAAGTCAGTgctcttctttttgtctttcagaatgCTTCAGTGTTGGTAATACTATCTGTGAGTGATGCATATACAAAGAGAATGGGAACGAGTTAATAGGTTTATAGGAATCATCCCTTCTATACATGCTTGTAACAACAGTATTCTTTAAACTTCTCAGAGAAAGCCAACTGTTCAGATTAACTATATACAAAGGAGGTTATAAAGTTGTCCTTTTTGTGAAATAGCTTTGACTGCAGCAAGGCAAAGAATGGTGATGCTTCTTTCACAAACCCAGATTTGGTGTAGGAACTTGGATTTTACATCATAGAAgtctgaagaaaggaaaggaacttGAGGGTGTGTTCCAGAAACTACTTTTTggtctcttttttctttctgtactcTAGTTTCTCTGTAGTTGGCTTTGGCCATGCTGGCTAAGTAAGTGGAAGTTTCCACAACCTGTCTTGagtatttctttaaactttGGTTCTTGTGTGGTCccatttttctgttattaaCTAGATCAGACCAAATCCTCAAAAAAACTGTGGCAATATCTTTGACCAATAACCTGCCAAATATCTTTCAAATCCCTTCTGAGCAATTTACTTTGTTGAATTTTTTACTGTGCAAATGTAAGCTGTGTTTGTGTCCATTCCTATCCATGCTTAGGAAGCATTTCAACTTAAGTAGAGTAGTTAGATGTAAATGTGATGTCAACTAGTCAGTGGTGGTTATAAGAAAATTCCTGAGCTGCTCCACTCAGATTAGAACTAGAGGACTGGATAGTTTGTATGTTGTCATGATGCTACATCTGTGTGAATGATATATAGAATGATGTTTCACAGCTTTGAACAGCTGAAAAAGATCTTGTTGCATTCTATTTCTCTACCTTGTCAGCAGTATCTTAGAAACCTGGTGACAATGTTTTTGCACTGTAGTGGGTTGACTGTGGCTAGATGCCAGGTACCCACCAAAACCACTTTATCACTCCCCTCATCGCCtggacagaggagagaaaatataacagaagGCTTATGAGTCAaggtaaggacagggagagatcactcaccaatgattgtcatgggcaaaacagactctaCTGGGGGAAATGAATTTAGTTTATTACcaatcagagtaggataatgagaaataaaaccaaatattaaAACACCTACCCCccacctctcccttcttcctgggctaAGCTtcactcctgattttttttacctcctaccccacagcagtgcaggacagggaatgggggttgtggaAACAAGTCTAGCCAGTTCTTCCTAAAACTATTCATCTATGCTCAGCCCACCTTTGGTTTTTGGCAGACAAATTTCCATCTACAGGCTCTAATCCCTGTTGTTCATTTAGTGTAGCCATTGATTCCTCTGACTAATGGTGCCCTTCTCTCAAATCACTCCTGACACTACCCATTCCCTAAGAAAAACTAAGACCTTTTCTTCCCTAtttgaatagatttttttcatactCCATCAAATTTTGTACTTTAATTGCCAGATGAGAAAATAGGAAGGATCCTTCTGGTTTCTTGAGTCTAGCTCTCTTTGTCCAAGGGAGCAATGTCCCATTACGCCTTTCATTAAGTAACCATGCTCCATTTTAATATCCATTTGATTGCTTGCCTTTGCTAGTCTTATCAGAAGACTAGTCCAGATAGATATTCATTATCTGATAGTAGCAAcccttttaattttaagtaagatttctttctggctatttttttctcctgaaacatCATCTCTCTACATTCTTATAAGGGAAGCCTTACTTACTTTATTTCTTAAtcttcctttattaaaaaaaaaccaacaaacaaacaaccacCTTTCAAATAACTGAGAATGATACAAACACTAaaaagtttaggaaaaaaacttaAATCCGTAATACTCCAACAGAAACCAAATAAATCATAATAACTGCTTTTGAGTCAAATCTCTTTTACACTGGTTGTGATACTGAGGGACAAAGTTTCTAAAGAAGATGCTGAACTTTTTACAGCCATGGTACAACATGACCTATTGCATCTCCTCTCACACATGAATGATTTGTGAGAAAATATAGCAAAAAAAGATAATACCCAACATTCAGATGCCTGGAAAGCCTTCTGTTATCAATGCATATTAAAAAGCAGTCACTCGAATAAACAGGAATGCACATTACAGAACCTAGCACACCACATCACTGACAGTTACtgtaaggaaaatacaaagcacCATAGATACATTGCCAGAAACATAcagagcttttgttttttttatttagaactATTCCTTTTAAGACCCCAGCAAGCTTAAACAACAGGCTCATTGTCTTTGGCTTTCATTACCAAGGCAAGGACTAAGGAGATGACTCTGTCTTGTGTGAAAGCAGTCCTGTTGTAGCAAGAGGCTGGTACCTTTCGCTTGTGCTGCCAAGGCCCTCCATGAACATCCTGTAGTTTGCAGGCATAATGGTGAAGATGGCATTCACTCAGGTAAAGGTTTTTCTAATATGTGTAGGTCTGGCTTAATTCTCAACATTTTGCCACATCTGGCTTTCACAGAAGGTGGAAGTTGGCCAATATGCAGAACATCTCACCCAGACAGTTCATGAGGTTTCTACAAGAAGACATGAGGACCTCTCCTTCGGTCATATGCTCGAGTCCTTACCACACCACTCCTATGTTGAAGCCCTGTGCAAGGAGAGGGTGACTGGCTTCAGCTGGCAGTTGTCGCCATTCAGCACCCACCTGCAGCTGGAGTAGGTGCAGGGGGAGTGCGCTCCCTAGCTGGGGGCATTGCAGGCAGGACTGGGTGTCTTCTGACTCTGAATGGGAGCAGATCTGGTCACACGTAATGAATTGTGTGACTCTTCTTCCTGTTATCCTTAACAGGAAATAGAGTGGTTTTACAAACATGTGGCATCTACAGTGCCACTTCTAATTTCAGAAGGATTTCACCTggtatatgtgtgtatatttattatGCTAATAGCCAATTGTAGTTAAGTTTAAATTGTGTCTTACTGGCTTTAGTGTTTCTAGCATGTGGCCCATAGACATCAGTGATCATGTTAATGGAGTTatgaattttctctttgctttgttaTATTGAAATAGCTGTGTAATgtaactttttaaacaaaaacatactCCAAAAAAGTGTGGGTGAAGAAAACATGGGGGGAAGAGAATGCAGCACCTTTTGCATTTTCTACATCTAAATGTCTAAAAAGACTTGTATTTAGTAACCTGTAACACAAAAATAGTTTGTAGTCCATACCCATTGCATATACACCTCATAAACTGGTATGTAAGAGTACACAGTGATCAATTTAAGGTTATTTTGTAAAGCATCCCTAGGCATAATAAGGtttcattcatttcaaatgtgaaaactAAAGTTGgtgaaatacatacatacaaatatattagtatataaatatgcatataaaataactttaaacaAAATCATAAAACAACTTTGAAGAATTATTTGAATGTTTGTGGgtatccttttttttaagttcattgTGAAAAGAATACTGAAAACCACTGGGTTATTGGCagttaaaataagaataaaaaaaaggaaaacaacagatCCTATGTTAGGCaattaaaaactggaaaaactggacttcaaaagcaaaaattaatagGTGTGGTATTTTCTGTCATGTGCACTCTTCTCGGCAAGTTTAAAACTAGAATAGAAGTAAACTCGTAAGCTAAGCAACCTGGAGAGTCTGGAGCAGAGGAAACCAGGAACGAGAGAGAGGCCTGTCATAgctaggaaatgaaaaaaaaaaaaagaaatcaatgaaAAACAGAGGCAAGAAATCACATCATCCTTGGTATAGGagtttcttttcatgtttttttaatgttttcctacTACAGTTCTGTAAGACAtggcacagagcacagctctgcaggtaAATACGGTGAGACTGCAGAGCTAAGGAGATTAGGTGCTGCCATGTACCTCTTCCGGGAGACAGGAGTAGAGGTGCAGTGTTGCTTTCtccaaaaggcagcagaaagacaACTCTAGCTTGACTGAATTCTGCAGCTTACTCCAGCCCACCTTTTCTCACAAATGTCCAGGCAGACATTTGATTAGCAGCATTCACCACTTGCAACaacaaaattagaaagaaacaaaaataaaatgcagtctTAGTCTGCCTCTTATGGGATGCAGGTCTGATTTCCAAGACATACATCAAGTTTTGGAGCTGACAGTCCAGAACTTATGGCAGTGAGTCCACTCCAGCTTCTAAGCATTACTCTGAtatctttcttcctttaggAAACCTAACCTTTACTCAGGTGATGGGAAGGTGGCCAAGCCCATATAGGCCAACTATACAGGGAATACCCTGGTCTAGGGAGTCCCCCTGGAGGTCTTTTacctgcatttttcttcctccagtaTTTAGTTTCAGATCTAGATGCAAACACCCAAGAGCTTCTGTCTGCAGCCAGGCACATCACCTGCCATCACTCACAGGTGAttgctttgtttcagttcacaactgctctgctgtgggaagTGAGCTGCACACGTGCTTCTTTCATAGATTGGAGATCTTAGGTGATTAATGGCTATTTCCCTTTTGCTGGCTTGCTGCCATCCCTCTCGTCCTTGTCTCTTAATTTATTAACATTTGTTAACATTCATGTTAAATATTATGGAAGAAACGATAACCACAGCTCATTACCAGCTACATTTAGAGGCTGTGTCTGCCATGTTATCATCATAAGccaaacaacaaataaaaaggcTATTTTCCCTAGTGTTAGAAGACATTTGCTTCCACTCAATTTTTACTGGGTTTTTCATAAGAGAAATGCTACTCATTAACACCCTAGCTACAAAATCCAGCCTATTTTCAAAGTACTGAAATCATCAGCAATTCTTCGCACAAGCAATTGAGTTCTAACTCTGTTTTCCAAGGCTTATTAATACTTCTTGACTTTTGCTCTCCTGTGTTTTCCATATGACAAGTGCTTAGCCctttaaaatgtgaacaaataaaacaaataggCAGCTCACTGCAAAGTGGAAGTGTGGGATTACTTTGTCAGCTTGCCCTTTTCTCACACTGTGGGTCTGAGAGTAATTAAATGAAGCTGACATGCATTAGCAAGGCAGCCTAATTGAGCCCGAATTGCTAGGAAAGTGGCAATAGCCCAAGCCAGTATGGATTCGTGTGCACCCACATTAGGGAGTGTTGATCAATACCAGTGattatgacattttaaaaacaaaattgatTGTCCTTGACTTGAGTGGAAGAGAGGACTCTCATACATGCCACTGGTTGCAACTACTTTGCTCAATATGAAACACTTTGTGAAAGGGCCATTTCAagtcttccctttctgtttctcttacagGGGCAAAACTCCCATGACTTTGATTCTCTTTGCTCTGGAGGCCTTTTAGTTAAAAGCTCTGCAATAGATTTGGAAGTATTGACAATAATAATAAGCTTATGGGTGAAATTCTGACCTTAGTAAAGTCAATCTAGCCAGAATTTCACCATTTTATATATCCACACACATATAAGTATATTCATATGCTCTTAACAGATCAAATCTGTGCATTgattctctctttttatttactCTGCTTTCTAACAGTTTGCTTACCAAAGATCTTTTAGGTGGGAGCTAATGAGATGAATGTATTTTCCTCATGcttaaatcagaaaataaaattaacaacCTTTTCCCCTAGGAaatcttcaaaggaaaaaagagggaggTAAGTATATCTTGCCTTTCTTCTCTTAGAAGCATTTTAAGCCCATTTAGATATTTGAGTTTTTGGAAAGCTGACTTACAAAGTGGCAGGTTTCTCAGTGAAGGGGGACACCTCATTTAGAtctactgtgaagaaaagggTAACATGGCTTCAGTTGAGTCACGTTTGGTCAGGATCAAGCCTGGTTCAAGGATCAGCACTAGGTTCAAACATGTCATGGGCAGAAGAATAGGAAAGGATACAAATTAAAATGGGAATCAACATGACCAGGTGCCCATTTAATGATAAGAATATGAAATGTGGATAATTGGAACACATGGACTAAGCCATATGAATAATTTCTTAAGtaaacaagtgaaaaagaacATATCTCTTATGCTGCACAGGACAGCAAAGCATGCAAGGAAGGAACGATATCATTTAGTATAtcagctggggagaaaaaaaaaaggataagctttcagctttcctttaaGCTGCTCCTGAACCTCATGATGCACCTTACCATTGCCCATCATTCGTACATACACAAACCATCTTGGGGGATAGACAGCAAAGTAAAGAGTAAACTAGCAGTAGATATTTACAGGTGGACACAGAATTTTCATTAATCAATAGACTAACGTGAAAAACCTTAATTACAAGCTAATTATACTAAAGAAATTTTGTTTTAGATCACTGAACTTCTAATGACTGAATTTAGTTAATTTCCGCATCTTATTAGTTAACTCATTCCTTGAAGAAATGAATTAAGTTTTGCTATGGTTTATCAGTTATTTCACTCCAGTACTTGCACTAGACATTGTGGAAAAACCAGACCAAAAATACCAACCAGTTCACGACCCAGTGAGCTTCTGTGTTTGCCAGTGAGGTTGTCTAATTTCATGACAGTGAACATCATGGTGCATCTCAAGTGCTGGTTTTCAGGACAGCTGTGCCTGTCTGCGGACCAACTGACTCCCTGCTATCAAAAGGGAAATCCTTGCTCACTTATTCCAGTCCTtactcctcttcctttcccacacCCCCTGCCCTCCCAGGCATTCCTTTTGTGGCTTTCCTCACACCTTTCCAGTAGCGAGGTTAGCTAATTTCAGCCTCAGAAAACTACTCCATTCTTTGATGTActtgttttctgcctgtttaaaGGAGTTAAACTGGTCCACAAAGAGGACCAAAGTGCAAAGTggtggctgggagctggggcagcaAGGGCAGGGGAAATGGGATCTCACACTTCAGCAGCAAAGTGCCCTCTCTGAGCCCAGCCTCCACCCCTACCTCAGACGCCTCCATCTCTACACAATCCTGCAGCAGAGTCCCCACTCTGTCCTGGTGTTGCAGACCTAACCACAATATCTTCTTGCTGCCAAATCCTGTACTCCACCTACACCTCCCTGCCAAGTGTCCCACCCCGCTCCTCCAGGAACGTCAGACTGAAGTtgattaaaacacatttaaccACAATCACATGCATGAAAAATGCCTGCACTGCTAAAAGGAATTTCTGCCTGCCTTGGATCCCATCCTTGCCTCCCTGCAGTGCCTCCACCAGGAGGGCAGGCTGGTACTTCAGCTCTAGTGAGCTGCAGGCAAAAAGCAGTCTGTACATATCTAAAataataagtaataaaaaatcTGCCTCCACAGGACTCCTCAGAAATGCAGTGGATGCATGTGGGCAGAATGGCATGTGGCAGCCCTCGTCCATTGCCCTGTCCATTTCCCCCGCTGCTGAGTTATAGCTGCCAAAGAGCACGTTCCCACAAACAGCACCTCGAAGGGCCAGGAAACTCATCCCCTTTCCTTGACACTCTGTCACGTATCGATGCCACCAATGACCAAGGGGTTACTCAGAAAAGGAGGTGCAGTGGGGATTCATTCCTTGGCTGGGTCTCCAAGCAATACCTTGTTGCACTGCCTGCGCAGGACTGCCAAGGCAGGCTCCACACAAGCAGGGAGCAAGGTCTGGCCACCGGCCTGCATTGCAGCAGCGGAGCAAGGGCGGAGCTTGGGTTATCAACACATACGTCAGCCTCGGGTAGGTGCAGCCAGACTTCTAAGGCTGCTAGAATGGGtatgctttttgtttccaatGGCagcttaaagaaacaaagaaagaataataaatttATGTCAGTTCTAACATGGAATGAGATCCACTGGTTCACAGCCGTCTGTCAAAGAaaccatttccttctctttattaACATCCGAGCACTTCCAGGTATTTTTGACAAGACTTTATAAACTGTTCTTACTACTGTCACATATCCTGCTTGGCTGGGAATTTGTGCAGTAAGAATAGCACTACACATAAGTATTCCCACTGCACAAATTATCTTGGCAAGTGAATTAATTTATCAGTATATAACAAACACACTACCTAATGAGACACAAGCCCATTTCCCTTACTTGGACTTGTGCTCCAGTATTCATAGCTGTCCAAAGCCCTTATTTGAAGTTGATATTGTAATCACTTGGCTAGATCTATTGTaatgtaaatacagaaaatgccCAACGTAACTGACCACCTTCATTAGGCTACCTTTTGTCCTAAAAAGGCATCCCAGGAAATCTCTAGTGGACTCCATCTTTTCTAAGAAGTCCTTGACAAAGCAGTTTCTGTCCGTTCCTAGAATCTCATAGTCTGTTATTAAGATGTTTGCAGTGTCAGTGAAGTTtgtgtacattttttttccacatcatATGTAATAGCTACAGTTAATAAATCACGAGTTTGTAATCAGCTCTTAATATTAATGATCAACCACCAAACCCCAGTCCCAgatcctttttattattttgggtTTCAGCAAATTGCTCAGAAATGccattttgttttttaaaaccagtgaTGATGATAACTTGCACCCATGCTGAAAAACACTGTCACAATTCAaatcaacatgaaaaaaaagggCATGAAAAGGAAGGCTCAGAGTGAAACCAGGGGAAATGTTGAAAGGATCCCAGCTCTGGAGGTGCTACAAGGTGACAACGTAATTGAAAAGAGGCTTTTCATCAAATGAAGTATAGCAAGTGTAGTTGCCTCACAGGTcttggaagtatttttttaacccTATGAAATGTTAACGTGTTCATCCATATGTTGCTCTGGAGAGACCTATCACTTTCTGGGATTAACAGAAAGTtaacagcttttttattttttgtgataGTTTTATACCACAGTATATGTTGCACTGGACTTCACTATAACATGAAATGAAGAGGGCTGGGGCTCTTTGTTCattagtttggtttttaattgtttaaacaCACTGGATAATGATCCTATTTTGCAAGGATTTTAGAAGTAAATGTCTTGGTTTTATACTCCTCCTGACAGGCAATGGTTACAGACCGAGTGTAATCTCTGCTGGCACAGAGGCTGCCTTGTTTACCTAAGCCTGGCTGAATGGAAGCTCCCCAAATGCTGCTGGAGTAGATGGAAATATTCTTACTAACCCTAGTGCACCTTTGGTCAGGACCCCAGGCAAAAAAGATCCAGGACTGAGCCTAAGAAATGAGAACATCTCATCACACGGTCTTTGGGGACAGTATTctagaaattgtttttctgctctgtatAATGCATACAGAATGCTAAATCTGATGAAGAGCCAAATGCCCATTCTTTGACAAATTCTgatacttcattttttctttttattttttttaataaaaatttaacatCAAATGTCCAGTTTTATTCTGTTGCTGACATTTCTAAAAACCCAATTCTGATCCACAGAAATGGTTTGTTTCCACTATGATGCATtgtcttgtttaaaaaatgtgctaacattttattttgataagGTCAAAACATTGtagtataatttaaaatattggtTATAACACACTGTCAAATACATCTGTCACAATGCTATTGAAATTCGTATTTCAAGGGactataaaaaaaaacaaacaaaaagttaaGTCAAAGCAAAAGTAATACCTTGTCACAATGAAACATTCATGCACtatggaaaagagaaacttaGCAGGCAATCACTGCTGGAAAATCACTGCGTCTCACCATGAAGTTCTCTGTTTTAGGCAAAACGGCGTCTTTTGTTGGAACACTGTTCAAACAAGAAGTTGCAGCCAGTTTCACTTTAGTGTTTGTCACAGGACAGAaactacaaacaaaaccattactTTCAGCAAAACAGCCCTTGAACTGCCTGCCTGCAAAACTCCGATTGAAAGTAGGCAGGTATGTGCTGTCTCTGGAATATCACAGCCtcctttgtatttattttccaggttTTGCAGCAAGCAGTTTTGTATTCGcactctttctttctccagaagaaaggaaaggaagaaatgaacaAAGGTAAACTTTGTATTGTAACCCTTATAAGTTAGAAGTTATCTTAGCTTTGTTTTATGCCATGCACAGAAATTATAAAGCAGCTGTGTCTCACAGGCAAATGTTAGGGAACTCACACATAGTCATTTAATCTGTAGCCGCTATGGGAAGCAGATGTCAGGGAAGAAGCATGGTTTCCCTTGTAGACAGTTGGTGGTCTATAGGAGGGAGCAGTCCTTCTTACACTGCTGGGCTGTGTCTGGTAAGGTGTCTCATTCCCGCGACACTGGCTTgatgtgcagagcagagcaccaCCAAGGATCGTCAAAGATGCAGAGACAAAGCCAAGGTAAAGAGCTTGACCTATCTCGTACTTCATCCCGCTGGGAAGCATGGGGTTGTAGAAATCTGTAACAACGTCGTTAGTGGTCCAAGAAACAGGTACCAGACAAACGAGACCGGCCAGGATGAAAACGATCCCCCCAAAGACTGCGATGGAGGCTTTGGCAGAAGTCCCCTTGGCACACTGCGTGCACTTCATACCGATGACAGCAATCACGCATGCCAGTGCGGAAAGGACGCAGGAAATTACCATCATGGCACGGGCGACTTGGAGGTCACGGGGCAGCGCCAACTGGGagtggtggacttggcactGGTAGATGCCGGTGCTGTGCCAGACGCACTCCATCCAAAGCCCTTTCATATAGGCCACAGCTGTTATAATATTGGTGCCTACATGTGCCGTTCGCCACCAGTGTGGCAGAATAGTAGCAATTAATGTCCCAATTAGGCCGAGCAGGCTTAGGGAGAAGCCAAGTAACTGAACAGCCGAGCTTGCCATGTTAATGTTTGTCCTGCCTAGTTCTCTTAATAAAGCACCTCCGCTTGAATTCCTTCGGAAAACATGAGCTTTTCTTGGAAGATATGCAGCTGTTTTACTTTGACACCTTCTGCTCTCCTAATAAAAGGTAATtgaggaaaaaggaattaattatTACCCAAATGCATTACCTCTCCAGCCAGTAAGGTGCATTCCAAGTGCAGTTAGTTCAATAATTAGCATAGTTATCGCTGTTAATCGTACTTTTGTGGAAGCAATGGGAAAGCAAGTTTCCCTCTTCGCTTATATAAACAGTCCTCTGTTGCCTGCTGGGAAGAAAACTCAAGACAAtttatgaaatggaaaaaaatattttaaatgcaaatattcctcttcccagcagactcttcagaaaaaacaaacataattttctttctaaagcagaGAATTAGTTAGTGTTAACACTTGGAATGAATGAGATTTATGAAGTAGAGAACTGCAAGTTGCTTTACATGATGAAAGCACTCCCAGAAGGTCATGGCAGAACTAGGAAAACAATAAGGATATATTTGCTCAAAGTAGGGAGCAAAGAGAGTGATTTAAAACCTGTGGAAGAGGATAACAAGTATTGGATTAAAGTCACTTTCCTGGCTCGCCAGTATTTCTTGAGGTTGCGTTTTAATAAAGCAACTCAAAGGGGAATAATTTTCATTAGCCTCTGTGGAG
Protein-coding regions in this window:
- the CLDN14 gene encoding claudin-14: MASSAVQLLGFSLSLLGLIGTLIATILPHWWRTAHVGTNIITAVAYMKGLWMECVWHSTGIYQCQVHHSQLALPRDLQVARAMMVISCVLSALACVIAVIGMKCTQCAKGTSAKASIAVFGGIVFILAGLVCLVPVSWTTNDVVTDFYNPMLPSGMKYEIGQALYLGFVSASLTILGGALLCTSSQCRGNETPYQTQPSSVRRTAPSYRPPTVYKGNHASSLTSASHSGYRLNDYV